The following proteins come from a genomic window of Triticum aestivum cultivar Chinese Spring chromosome 6A, IWGSC CS RefSeq v2.1, whole genome shotgun sequence:
- the LOC123131378 gene encoding receptor kinase-like protein Xa21, producing MAISQTARLATMLMLLPLLLISCGVRSILCSSMTTVHDNSTDMISLLDFKRAITNDSRQALRSWHGSVPLCSWEGVHCSSGRVTKLYLSKRGLLGRISPSLGNLTFLRTLDLSKNGFTGELPPLNRLHRLEYLDLGNNSLQGTIPNTLTNCSKLWSLDLSANLLMGEIPLGIGRLSNLRKVWLSSNNLTGKIPPSLKNNSQLEGIVLTDNKLTGTIPDEMGIFSSLVNLDLAGNMLSGGIPETLYKYNQSSLQYLYLYSNMLGKTVPSNFGDTLPNLKHLCLDNNNFEGHLPASLGNISELRLLNLSSNNFIGQVPGSFGNLALLEYLILQRNNFWGFLPIELGGLKQLTHLDLSDNNMQGGVP from the coding sequence ATGGCCATTAGTCAAACGGCAAGGCTCGCCACCATGCTTATGCTACTACCGTTGCTGCTCATTTCTTGCGGAGTCAGGAGCATCCTTTGCTCATCAATGACGACAGTCCATGATAACAGCACGGACATGATCTCGCTGCTAGATTTCAAGCGGGCCATCACCAACGACTCAAGACAAGCCTTGAGATCTTGGCACGGCAGCGTCCCTCTTTGCAGTTGGGAGGGCGTCCACTGCAGCTCGGGGCGAGTCACTAAGCTCTACCTCAGCAAACGAGGGTTGTTGGGCCGGATATCCCCCTCCCTTGGCAACCTAACGTTCCTTAGGACACTGGACCTGTCCAAAAATGGATTCACCGGCGAGTTACCTCCTCTCAACCGTCTCCACAGACTGGAATACCTTGACTTGGGAAACAACTCACTACAAGGGACCATTCCAAATACTCTCACAAACTGCTCCAAGCTATGGAGCCTAGACCTATCTGCCAACTTACTAATGGGTGAAATTCCCCTTGGCATAGGTCGCCTATCCAATCTAAGGAAAGTATGGCTTTCCTCAAATAATCTCACCGGAAAAATCCCGCCAAGCCTAAAAAACAACAGTCAGCTTGAAGGCATCGTTCTTACTGATAATAAGCTCACGGGAACCATTCCTGATGAGATGGGAATTTTCTCATCTCTTGTTAATTTAGACCTTGCTGGAAATATGCTATCTGGTGGAATTCCAGAAACCTTGTACAAATACAATCAGTCCTCTCTCCAATATTTATACTTATATTCGAATATGCTCGGGAAAACAGTGCCATCGAACTTTGGTGACACCCTCCCGAATCTTAAACATCTCTGTTTGGACAACAACAATTTTGAAGGTCATCTCCCTGCTTCACTAGGCAATATTTCAGAACTAAGACTGTTAAACTTGTCGTCCAACAATTTCATTGGTCAAGTTCCAGGTTCGTTTGGTAATCTTGCACTGTTAGAATACCTAATCCTTCAGCGAAACAATTTTTGGGGCTTCCTCCCAATAGAGCTTGGCGGCTTAAAGCAGCTCACCCATCTGGATCTGTCTGATAATAATATGCAAGGTGGTGTGCCATGA